One stretch of Prunus persica cultivar Lovell chromosome G1, Prunus_persica_NCBIv2, whole genome shotgun sequence DNA includes these proteins:
- the LOC18793663 gene encoding putative G3BP-like protein: protein MATPFAIPVTAAQVGTYFVGQYYQVLQQQPDLVHQFYSDASTMLRIDGNTRETATAMLQIHALVMSLNYTGYEIYTAHSLESWNGGVLVMVSGSLQTQNFTGRKKFVQTFFLAPQEKGYFVLNDIFHFIDEELMHHHPSVILAQSNLDAKLSVPTTIPEPVASYLLGGEIQTRDFAAPAVKENGPVESYGFAEQRLQQVVETENLLDDSVVEQSNGSLHSTVNTVQDHLSASVEEPIGEPQKQTYASILRVAKGQPAPSVAPQHSANRSALPASEWNHHPQSSAQQPISSSNTYERPVAETADEAATLEDEGEIKSVYVRNLPPTVSPSEVEEEFVNFGKLKQPEGVVIRSRKDVGVCYAFVEFEDITGVQNAVKAGSVEIAGRQVYIEERRPNSNIPSRVGRRGRGRGSYQAEAPRGRFVSRGFGRGGGYDGGDQDYSRPRGNGYYRPSPRQEKANPGYQSSRGGQNSSEFTN, encoded by the exons ATGGCCACGCCCTTTGCCATTCCCGTCACTGCTGCtcag GTTGGGACGTACTTTGTGGGGCAGTACTACCAAGTGCTTCAGCAACAGCCAGACCTTGTTCATCAGTTCTACTCCGACGCCAGCACTATGCTTCGTATTGACGGCAACACCAGAGAGACCGCCACTGCAATGCTG CAAATCCATGCGCTTGTTATGTCGCTCAATTATACTGGATATGAAATCTACACAGCACATTCCTTGGAATCTTGGAATGGAGGTGTTCTTGTGATGGTTTCAGGCTCCCTGCAAACACAAAATTTCACTGGAAGGAAGAAATTTGTTCAAACTTTTTTCCTTGCACCTCAGGAAAAAGGTTATTTTGTACTTAACGATATATTTCACTTCATTGATGAGGAACTAATGCACCACCATCCATCGGTCATATTAGCCCAGAGCAATCTTGACGCCAAGCTAAGTGTTCCTACTACGATCCCTGAGCCAG TGGCTAGCTATTTGCTGGGTGGAGAAATTCAGACAAGAGACTTCGCGGCTCCTGCTGTCAAAGAAAATGGTCCAGTTGAAAGTTATGGTTTTGCAGAGCAACGGTTGCAGCAAGTTGTTGAAACTGAGAATTTGTTGGATGATAGTGTTGTAGAACAGTCAAATGGTTCACTTCATAGTACAGTGAATACTGTACAAGATCACCTGTCTGCTTCCGTGGAGGAACCTATTGGAGAGCCCCAAAAGCAGACCTATGCTTCTATA TTACGTGTTGCTAAAGGACAACCTGCGCCTTCTGTAGCTCCCCAGCATTCAGCTAACAGGAGTGCACTACCGGCTTCAGAGTGGAATCACCATCCTCAGTCCTCTGCTCAGCAGCCCATTTCATCATCAAATACATACGAAAGGCCTGTTGCAGAGACAGCAGATGAGGCAGCTACTCTAGAGGATGAAG GCGAAATAAAGTCTGTTTATGTAAGAAACTTGCCGCCTACTGTATCTCCATCTGAAGTTGAGGAGGAATTTGTGAACTTTGGAAAACTCAAGCAGCCTGAAGGAGTGGTCATTAGGAGTCGCAAG GATGTTGGTGTTTGCTATGCGtttgttgaatttgaagaTATTACTGGTGTTCAGAATGCCGTCAAG GCTGGTAGTGTTGAGATTGCTGGACGACAAGTGTACATTGAAGAGCGGAGACCAAACAGCAACATCCCATCTCGAGTGGGAA GAAGGGGTAGAGGAAGGGGCAGCTACCAAGCAGAGGCACCGAGGGGTCGTTTTGTCTCTCGGGGTTTTGGGAGGGGAGGTGGCTATGACGGTGGTGACCAGGACTACAGCCGACCAAGGGGAAATGGCTACTATCGTCCAAGTCCCCGACAAGAAAAAGCAAACCCAGGTTATCAATCATCAAGAGGCGGGCAAAATTCATCAGAGTTCACTAATTAG
- the LOC18788632 gene encoding uncharacterized protein LOC18788632, with translation MSQSILAPFQLLELNVISAQDLAPISRSMRTYAIAWVHPDRKLSTRVDTQGHNNPTWNDKFVFRVDEDFLHEDTSAVMIEIYALHWFKDVHVGTVRVLVGNLIPTPAKPHHHNPHLGMRFVALQVRRPSGRPQGILNIGVALLHSSMRSMPLYSQLSTSAVGYKTLMGEEDPHRSSQTHHAGSQATTYSKPELRRSKSDSSSMFGSELRATEFKNKGKNGKAGSMVNGSEVSIKKNKKGRLSKASSIIGGSEIIIRKSKDKKGKSSSLLSASDMSYKKGKPSSLLGASDVNSSVAPPKYGKDRKGKPSSVLSASEVSVQDPPKKGNSSNGKPASSMPSASEPEDRPRRKPASHKPSPKFNLAENYGSTPGRKSAPRAGKSPFYKLQSPYEQYATPRKSNIMPVPFITESELGPSPSEVAAAIAKERLDQDAESSVVVGAWNEEDSVEGLQSKLERWRTELPPVYDRGEFSSFPSSDERHERRHSDGGSGLFSCFSNICGIECSIVCGSGDSDSKTRKKNGSKSGGKVPRSPSAGNLSYM, from the coding sequence ATGTCTCAATCAATCTTAGCTCCGTTCCAACTCCTGGAACTCAACGTCATATCAGCCCAGGACCTTGCGCCGATATCACGCTCCATGCGCACGTACGCCATTGCATGGGTGCACCCAGATCGAAAGCTATCGACGCGGGTGGACACTCAGGGCCACAACAATCCGACATGGAACGACAAGTTTGTGTTCCGGGTGGACGAGGATTTTTTACACGAGGACACCTCCGCCGTGATGATTGAGATCTACGCTCTCCATTGGTTCAAGGACGTCCATGTGGGCACGGTTCGTGTCCTGGTGGGTAACCTTATCCCCACCCCGGCAAAGCCCCACCACCACAACCCTCATCTAGGCATGCGGTTCGTAGCTCTCCAGGTGCGCCGCCCCTCGGGCCGGCCGCAGGGGATTCTAAACATCGGCGTGGCGCTACTTCACAGCTCCATGAGGAGCATGCCCTTGTATTCCCAACTCAGCACATCAGCCGTCGGATACAAAACCTTGATGGGCGAGGAAGACCCACATCGCAGTAGTCAAACCCATCATGCAGGCAGTCAAGCGACGACGTATTCGAAGCCGGAGCTACGGCGCAGCAAGAGCGACTCCAGCTCCATGTTCGGGTCGGAGCTGAGAGCCAcagaatttaaaaacaaaggcaaaaatggaaaagcGGGCTCAATGGTCAACGGGTCAGAAGTCAgcataaaaaagaacaaaaaaggtCGTCTGTCCAAAGCCAGCTCGATCATTGGTGGTTCAGAAATAATTATCAGGAAGAGCAAggacaaaaaaggaaaatcaagCTCCCTGCTTAGCGCCTCAGATATGAGCTACAAAAAAGGGAAGCCGAGCTCCCTACTCGGCGCCTCAGACGTGAACAGCTCGGTGGCCCCACCAAAGTACGGAAAAGACAGAAAAGGGAAGCCGAGCTCCGTTCTCAGCGCCTCCGAAGTCAGCGTGCAGGACCCACCGAAAAAGGGTAATAGTAGTAACGGTAAACCCGCAAGCTCCATGCCCAGCGCATCCGAACCGGAAGACAGGCCCAGAAGAAAACCCGCCAGTCACAAACCATCGCCGAAATTCAACCTGGCAGAAAATTACGGTTCTACCCCCGGACGGAAGTCGGCGCCGCGAGCTGGCAAATCGCCGTTCTACAAGCTGCAGTCACCGTACGAGCAGTACGCGACGCCGAGGAAATCGAACATCATGCCGGTGCCGTTCATAACGGAGTCGGAGCTGGGGCCGTCGCCGTCGGAGGTGGCGGCGGCGATCGCGAAGGAGCGCTTGGATCAGGACGCGGAGAGCTCGGTGGTGGTGGGCGCGTGGAACGAGGAAGACAGCGTGGAGGGCTTGCAGTCCAAGCTCGAGCGGTGGCGCACGGAGCTGCCGCCAGTTTATGATCGCGGAGAGTTCTCGAGCTTTCCTTCCAGCGACGAGCGCCACGAGCGGCGGCACAGCGACGGCGGAAGCGGGCTCTTCTCGTGCTTTAGTAATATTTGTGGAATCGAGTGCTCCATTGTATGCGGGTCGGGCGATTCGGATAGTAAGACCCGGAAGAAGAATGGTAGCAAGAGTGGCGGAAAGGTCCCACGGAGCCCCTCAGCCGGAAATCTAAGCTACATGTGA
- the LOC18794044 gene encoding uncharacterized protein LOC18794044, giving the protein MLLRSSSTPVIGTLLSSFSDSPNGAHHRHFNLTSFSCNSSSPNSHSASGFIEFNPESKSLGLKAIRRAWSDGNLEGLVNSSCDMEEFRNSVAPRTSSSYQDNNSMLETAPSFSIFHSGIVDFQGSDQEPLERAITIGENIESVMGGGDFCFGKKSMGLIEEKGEEEEGLDGIQSLRVEEQVRPASPPMYLAAGLGVQAAGFGWDAWDDELSMANIDESGNGEEYYKRMVDEYPCHPLFLRNYAQALQSKGDFHGAEDYYLRATLANPQDGESLLEYAKLVWQLHHDQDRALSYFERAAQATPEDSRVLGAYASFLWEIEDDQEEADKGDSMNELENTNSKEETKKFSPSSHIAAANGIDMLDTAEAGSRRGDNAEENYKMMIEENPNNALLLRNYAQFLCQSKGDLQGAEQYYLRAMQADPGDSEIMAQYAKLVWELRHDSEKALSYFQRAVQANPEDSHVLAAYARFLWEAEDEEDTVMQGHIQVPLVQGGTMSAVNA; this is encoded by the exons ATGCTGCTCAGAAGCTCATCAACCCCAGTCATTGGAACACTCCTCTCATCCTTCTCAGACAGTCCCAATGGTGCTCATCATCGCCATTTCAACTTGACATCTTTTTCATGCaactcttcttctccaaactCTCATTCTGCTTCTGGGTTCATAGAGTTCAATCCAGAATCCAAAAGTTTAGGCCTCAAAGCGATTCGGCGAGCTTGGTCTGATGGAAACTTGGAAGGGTTAGTTAATAGTTCTTGTGACATGGAAGAGTTTCGAAATTCGGTTGCACCAAGAACGTCTTCTTCCTATCAAGATAACAATTCAATGCTGGAAACAGCTCCGTCTTTTTCGATATTTCACTCGGGCATTGTTGACTTTCAAGGTTCAGATCAAGAACCACTGGAGAGGGCCATTACAATAGGAGAGAACATAGAATCGGTGATGGGAGGTGGGGACTTCTGTTTTGGGAAGAAGAGTATGGGATTGATTGAGGAGAAGggtgaagaggaagaaggtTTGGATGGGATCCAGAGTTTGCGTGTTGAAGAACAAGTACGTCCTGCAAGTCCTCCCATGTATCTTGCAGCGGGGCTTGGGGTTCAGGCTGCTGGTTTTGGTTGGGATGCTTGGGATGATGAATTATCTATGGCGAATATCGATGAGAGCGGCAATGGAGAGGAGTATTATAAGAGGATGGTTGATGAATATCCCTGCCACCCTTTGTTCCTTAGAAATTATGCTCAAGCTTTACAA TCCAAGGGAGATTTCCATGGAGCTGAAGATTACTATTTGCGTGCTACACTAGCGAATCCTCAAGATGGTGAGTCTTTACTTGAGTATGCTAAGCTGGTTTGGCAGCTCCATCATGACCAAGATAGAGCCTTGAGTTACTTTGAACGTGCAGCTCAAGCTACTCCTGAAGACAG CCGTGTTCTTGGGGCATATGCTAGTTTTCTATGGGAAATAGAGGATGACCAGGAAGAAGCTGACAAGGGAGATAGTATGAATGAACTTGAAAACACTAATTCCAAAgaagaaactaaaaaatttagtCCATCCTCGCACATTGCAGCAGCAAATGGGATTGACATGCTCGATACTGCCGAAGCTGGCTCCAGAAGAGGTGATAATGCTGAGGAGAATTACAAGATGATGATTGAAGAGAATCCCAACAATGCTTTGTTGCTAAGAAATTATGCTCAGTTCTTGTGTCAG TCCAAGGGAGACCTTCAAGGAGCAGAACAATACTATTTGCGGGCCATGCAAGCTGATCCTGGGGACAGTGAAATCATGGCGCAATATGCTAAACTGGTTTGGGAACTTCGTCATGACAGTGAGAAGGCATTGTCTTACTTTCAGAGAGCCGTTCAAGCAAATCCTGAGGACAG CCATGTTCTTGCAGCATATGCTCGTTTCCTTTGGGAAGCTGAAGACGAGGAAGATACGGTAATGCAAGGCCACATTCAAGTGCCTCTCGTACAAGGAGGAACCATGAGCGCTGTGAATGCCTGA